The genomic stretch CTGCAGTCGTATGAATGTCCGGCTTGTCCGGCATAGGCTCCGCAGCTGCTGTGCTCATCGGTCGCTCACCACTCCTCATTCGCTCCGCGGAGTCCCTCCTGCGCCGGGCCTCCACTCCGCTCACTACGTCGGGTTCGCTGCGCCATGCGCGCAAGGCTAGTCGCTCCCCCTAGATTGGTTCCATGACGGATGCCGTTCGCACCCATGGCCTGTTCAAGCGGTACGGACAGCAGGTCGCGGTGGCTGGAGTCGATCTCGTCGTCCCCGCCGGCAGCTTCGCGGGCCTGGTCGGGCCCAACGGCGCGGGCAAGACCACCACCCTCAGCATGATCACCGGCTTGCTCAGGCCGGACGGCGGGTCGGCCGAGGTGGACGGGTTCCACGTGTGGCGAGATCCCGTCGAGGTCAAGGCCCGCATCGGGGTGCTGCCGGAAGGGCTGCGGCTGTTCGAGCGGTTGTCGGGGCGCGAGCTGCTTCTTTACTCCGGGCGGTTGCGCGGCATCCCCAAAGGCGAGGTGGAGCAGCGGGCGAGCGAGCTGCTGAACGTGATGGACCTGGCCGGCGCCGCCGACAAACTGGTCGTCGACTACTCCACCGGCATGCGCAAGAAGATCGGCCTGGCGGCCGCCTTATTGCACAATCCGTCGGTGTTGTTCCTGGACGAGCCGTTCGAGGGCGTCGATCCGGTCAGCGCCAACACCCTCACCGAGGTGCTCCAGCGCTTCACCGCCTCCGGCTCGACCGTCATCTTCTCCAGCCACGTCATGGATCTGGTCGAGCGGTTGTGCGACTGGGTGTCGGTGATGAGCGCCGGCCACATCGTGGCGCAGGGGCCGCTGGAGCACGTACGCGGTGGCCGCAGCCTCAACCAGGCGTTCCTCGATCTGGTCGGCGGCCCGGCCCAGGACCGCGAGGCGGGGCTGACCTGGCTGGGCGCCAAGGCCAAGGACACCCCTTGAGCACCGTCACGCTCTTCGCGCGGCTGAAGCTCCGGCTGCTGGCCGGCAACCTGCGCGGCGACCTCCAGCGCAAGCTCGGCTTCGTCTTCACCCTCATCATGGCCGCCGGCCTGGCCGCGCTCGGCTTCTTCCTGATGAGCCTGCTCAGGCTGGCGCCCGCCGACATCGCGAGCTCGCTCGTGATCGTGGCGTTCGCGTTCTTCCTGTTCGCCTGGATGATCGTGCCGCTGCTGGCGTTCGGCCTGGACGACACGCTCGATCCGGCCAAGCTGTCGTTGTTCCCGCTGCGTACGCGCACGCTCGCGGTCGGCATGTTCACCGCGTCCGTGACCGGCGTCTGGCCCGCCGCGATGCTGATCGTCACGTTGGCCGCGCTGATCGCCCTGCCGACGAACGCCGGCGGCGTGCTGCTCGGCGTGCCGGCCGTGTTACTGCAGTTCGCGCTCTGCGTGGTGACGTCGCGGCTGATCACCACGTCGCTGTCCAGCGCGCTGCGTACCCGGCGCGGCCGTGACGTCCTGGCCGTGGCCGCCGTGCTCGTGGTGGTGCTCGCGCAGCTGCCCAACCTGGTGATGAACCGCGGCTTCGGCGACCCCGAGGCCATGTTGCACCAGATGGCGGCCGTGCTCCGGTGGACCCCGCCCGGCATGGCCGCGCACGCGATCGCCGACGGCGGCCTGATCGGGCTGGCCGAGCTCGCGTTCCTGGCGCTGCTCGTCGTGGCGCTCGGCTGGCTGTGGATCAAGGCGCTGAGCCGGGCGCTGGTCACGCCGGACGTCTCCACCCAGGCAGCCTCCGTACGCAGGGAGACGGGCGTGGTGGACCGGATCCTGCCCGACGGGCCGCTGGCCGCGGTGGTCACCAAGGAGCTGAAGTACATCAGGCGCGAGCCGAGGTTCCGCGTGGGCTGGTTCAGCGCCGTCGTGGTCACGCTCGTGTTGTCGTTCTCGCTGGGCGGCACGTCGGAAGGCCCGCCGGGACAGGGCCAGCCGATCGTGATCGCCACCGCCGGCGCCCTGATGATCGTGCTGCAGTCCGGCAACGCGTTCGGCATCGACGGCCGCTCCTTGTGGATGAACGCCGTGACGTTCGGCTCCGAGCGCAGCCTGGCCGTCGACCTGGCCGGGCGTCACCTGGCCAACGCCATGGTCGCGGTGCCGCTGCTGGCCGTGATCGCGGTCGGCGCCGGCCTGCTCGCCGGCCATCCGGCGGCGATCCTGCCGGCGATGCTGGCCGCCTGGGGCGCGCTGGGAATCGGCCTCGGCGTCGGGTCCGTGACCAGCGTCGTGCTGCCGTACTCCGTGCCCGAGCGCATGAACGCCTTCAGCGGCGCCGCCCCCGGTCAGGGCGGGCAGGCGTTCGCCTCCTCCATAGGCGCGATGCTCGGGATCACGCTGCTGTCGCTGCCGTTCGTGGTGCCTCTCGTCTTCGGGCTTCTGTGGGTCAGCGTGCTCGCACCGTTCTACGGCCTGCTGGCCGAGATGCTCGGCAGACGGCTCGCCGCCAGAATCGGCTTCGCCCGGTTGCCCGAGTTGCTCGGGGCAGTATCAAAGGCCTCCTGACCAGTGGTCTAGTCCAATTAATGAGACCGGTCTGCGGGCACTTCGCGCGAGTAGATACCCTTCGAGACATGATTGACCAGGGGCTCGAACATCGCAGCGCCGCCGTGACGGAGATGCCGGACGAGCTGCGCCACGATGTGCGGATGCTCGGCAAGCTGCTCGGCCAGGTGCTCGCCGAGCAGGGCGGCGAGGACTTGCTGGCCGACGTCGAGCGGCTGCGCAAGGCCGTCATCGCGGCACGCAGAGGCGAGATCTCGGCCGACGTGATCACCGAGATGGTCGCCGCGTGGGACATCGAGCGGGCCGTCCAGGTCGCCCGCGCGTTCACGTGCTACTTCCACCTGGCCAACCTGGCCGAGGAGCACTACAGGATCCGCACGCTGCGCGAGCGGGACGCCGAGGGCAGGGTCCAGCGGGAGTCGCTGGCGCAGGCCGTGCAGGAGCTGGGCCACGATCGTGTCGCCGAGCTGCTGGAGGGCCTGGAGCTGCACCCGGTGCTCACCGCGCATCCCACCGAGGCGCGCAGGCGTGCGGTGGTCACCGCCATCCAGCGGATCAGCGGCCAGCTCACCGAATACAACGCCCCAGGTCGCGGAGCCTCCGAGCGGGCCGAGAGCAAGCGCCGCCTGCTGGAGGAGATCGACCTGCTGTGGCGCACGGCTCAGCTGCGCTCGACCAAGCTCGACCCGCTCGACGAGGTGCGCACCGCCATGGCGGCCTTCGACGAGACGCTGTTCCGCATGGTGCCGCAGGTCTACCGCGCGCTGGACGCGGCGCTCGACCCGGGCACCGGCACCCGACCGCCGCAGGGCAGGCCCTTCATCAGGTACGGCAGCTGGATCGGCGGCGACCGCGACGGCAACCCCAACGTCACGGCCAGGGTCACCCGCGAGACCATCCAGATCCAGTCGGACCACGTGCTGGCCGCGCTCGAGGCCGCCTGCTCGCGTATCGCCCGTACGCTCACCGCCGCCGCCACGCTCGCCCCCTGCTCGGCCGAGCTGAAGACGGCGCTGGCCGCGGTCGTGGCCGCTTACCCCGAGGTCGTCTCGGAGCTGGCCACCCGCTCGCCGCGGGAGCCGCACCGGCAGTGGTTGTTGTTCGTGGCCGCGCGCATCGCCGCCACCCAGCGCCGCCACCTCGACCTCGCCTACCGCTCGCCTGCCGACCTGCTGGCCGACCTGCGGCTGGCGCAGGAGTCGCTGGCCGCCACCGCGCCGCGGCAGGCGTACGGGGAGTTGCAGCACCTCATCTGGCAGGTGGAGACGTTCGGCTTCCACCTGGCCGAGCTGGAGGTGCGCCAGCACTCCCAGGTGCACGCGGCGACGCTGGAGGAGCTGCGGGCCGGCGGCGAGCTGTCGGAGCGCACCGAAGAGGTCCTGGCCACGATCCGGGTGATCGGCTGGATCCAGGAGCGGTTCGGCGTCACCGCCTGCTCCCGGTACGTCGTGTCCTTCACCCGCTCGGCCGACGACGTCGCGGCCGTCTACGAGCTGGCCCGGCATGCGCTCGGCGACCGCGCGCCCGTGCTGGACGTGGTGCCGCTCTTCGAGTCCGGACAGGACCTGGCCAACTCGCCGCGCGTGCTGACGGGCATGCTGGAGATCCCGCAGGTCCAGCAGCGCCTGGCGGAGACCGGCCGGCGCATGGAGATCATGCTCGGCTACTCCGACTCGGCCAAGGAGCTCGGCCCCGCCGCCGCCACGCTCCGGCTCTACGAGGCGCAGGAGGAGCTGACCGCCTGGGCCGCGAAGCACGACGTGAAGCTGCGCATGTTCCACGGCCGCGGCGGCGCGCTCGGCCGTGGCGGCGGCCCGGCCAACCGCGCGGTGCTGGCCCAGGCTCCCGGCTCGGTCGCGGGCCGCTTCAAGGTCACCGAGCAGGGTGAGGTCATCTTCGCCCGCTACGGCCACATCGCGATCGCCCGCCGCCACCTGGAGCAGGTCACCAACGCCGTCCTGATGGCCTCCTCGCCCACGGTCGGCGCCCGCACCGCGGCCGCGGCCGAGCGCTTCCGCGGCATGGCTGAGCAGGTGGCCGTCGCGTCGGAGCAGGCGTACCGGGCGCTGACCGAGGCGCCGGGCTTCCCCGAGTGGTTCGCCCTGGTCAGCCCGCTGGAGGAGATCGGCTCGCTGCGCCTCGGCTCCCGCCCGGCCCGCCGCGGCCTGGGCGCGCCGCGCTCGCTCGACGACCTGCGGGCGATCCCGTGGGTGTTCGCGTGGGCGCAGACCCGGGTCAACCTGCCCGGCTGGTACGGCCTGGGCACCGGCCTGGCATCGGTGGGCTCCCTGGACGAGCTGCGGGCCGCGTACGCGGAGTGGCCGCTGTTCAACGCGATGCTGGACAACGCGGAGATGTCGCTGGCCAAGACCGACCGCTCGATCGCCAAGCGCTACCTTGCCCTGGGCGGGCGGGAGGACTTCACCCAGCAGGTGCTGGAGGAGTACGACCGGACTCGCGACCTGGTGCTGCGCGTGACCGGGCACACGCGGCTGCTGGAGAACCGCAAGGTGCTCTCACGTGCCGTCCAGCTCCGGGACCCGTACGTGGACGCGCTGTCGCACCTCCAGCTGCGGGCCCTGCGCGCCCTGCGCACCGGCAACCCGTCGGAGCAGGAGCGCGACCGCCTGTCCACGCTCCTGCTCCTGTCGGTCAACGGGGTGGCGGCGGGCCTGCAGAACACGGGCTGACGACCGTATCCGGGGCGTCGCGGCCGAGGCATGGCGCGCACGCCATGTCGGCTCCACGGGTCCGCCGCGCCTCTCTGCCCTCCTCCCAAGGGGGCTACGAAGGGCGGAAGACCCCCGCTTTCGGCACCTCGTCACGACTGGCCTGCCTTCCTTCGCCACCCCTCCGCACTGCGGCGGAGGTCCTTTGGGTGTGGGGCGAGGAGCGGCGGAGTCCTTGGAGTGTGGGCCGGGGACGGCGGGGGTCCTTCGAGGATGGGGCCGAGGGGCGGTGGAGGCCCCGCGGGAGGGAGTCAAAGCCGGGACGGGTGCGGACGACGGGGCTAGCGGAGGCCGGCGAAGAAGGCGATGACGTCGGAGGTGAGGGCCTCGGTCGCGGTGTGCGCGGTGTAGTGGCCGCGGGCCGGGGCCGGGAGCGTCTTCCAGCTCACGATGTTGCTGTGGTCGCGGTCGGCGAAGCGGCGCATGGACTGGAAGTCGCCTTCGGCCATGGCCAGCGCCGTCGGCACGGTCGTGGGCTCCTTGGGATGCTCCATGCGGGCGTTCTCCCAGTACAGGCGGATCGCGGAGCCGGCGGTCCCGGTGAACCAGTAGATCGCCGCGTTGGCCAGGACGAAGTCGTCGTCCAGGTCGTCGTCGAGGAGCTGGGCCAGCCAGCCGAGCAGGCCGGCGGGGGAGTCGGCGATGGCATGGGCGAGGGTCTGCGGCTGCTGCGAGTGCAGCACGTTGAAGGCGCCCTTCTCCTTCCAGAACCACTCCAGCACGGCCAGCCCCGCCTGCTCCTCCTCGCTCAGCTCCGCGAATTCGGCAGGGTCGCCCGAGGGGAACGAGAACAGCTGCGTGACATGCACGCCCACGACGTGCTCGGGGTCGACGCGGCCGACCTCGGGCGAGATCATCGAGCCGGCGTCGTTGCCGACCGCGCCGTAGCGCTCGTAGCCCAGCCGGGCCATCAGCTCGGCCCACGCGCGGGCGATACGCAGGTTGTTCCAGCCCAGCTCCTTGGTGGGGCCAGAGAAGCCGTAGCCGGGCAGTGACGGGACGGCCACGTGGAAGTGGCGCGACAGCGGCTCGATGGCGTCCAGGTATTCGGCGATCGAGCCGGGCCAGCCGTGGGTGAGGATCAGCGCCATGGCGTCCGGGTTGTCGCTGCGCACGTGGATGAAGTGGATGTCCTGCCCGTCGATCTCCGTGGTGAACTGCGGGTACGCGTTGAGCCTGGCTTCCTGGGCCCGCCAGTCGAAGCCGTCGCGCCAGTAGCCGACCAGGCGCTTGACCCGCTCGACGGACACGCCCTGGTCGGTGCCGGGGATCTCGTCGGTGAAGCGGGTCAGGGCGAGCCGGGCCTGGAGGTCGTCGAGGTCGGCCTGCGGGATCTCGATGCGGAAGGGGGTGATGGCGGTCATGGCGATTCCTCTCGGAACGGTTTGTTCTGTTCCGAGAATATCAGAACGGAATGCTTCATTCCATCACTGGGGCAATGATCCTTTCCTGGCCCGCGTACACGTTGCACCGCTCTCCCCGCAGGAAGCCCACCAGGGTCATACCGAACTCCCTGGCCAGGTCCACGGCCAGCGACGACGGCGCCGACACCGCGCACACCGCCGGGATCCCGGCCGCCAGCGCCTTCTGCATGATCTCGTAGCTGGCCCGGCCGCTGACCATGAGCACGTGCTCGGCCAGCGGCAGCCGTCCCGCCAGCGCGGCCCAGCCGACCAGCTTGTCCACGGCGTTGTGCCGTCCCACGTCCTCGCGCAGCGCCACCAGGGTGCCGGCGGCCGAGAACAACCCGGCCGCGTGCAGCCCGCCGGTCTTGCCGAACACGCCCTGCGCCCGGCGCAGCGCGTCCGGCAGCCCGTACAGGATGTCGGGGGTGAGCCGGAGCGTCCCCTCCGGGATGGGCACGCAGCGGTCGCGCAGTGCGTCGAGGCTGGCCGAGCCGCAGACGCCGCACGCGCTGGAGGTGAGGAAGTGCCGGTCCAGCGCGGGCAGGTCGGGGATGGGGCCGCGCAGGCGCACGGTGACCGTGTTGTAGCGGGCATCCGGCGGGAGGTCCTCGTCGGTGCAGTAGACGATGGCCGCGACGTCACCGGAGCGCACGAGCCCTTCGCCCTGCAGGAACCCGGCGGCCAGTTCGAAGTCGTGGCCCGGCGTGCGCATGGTGATGGCGACGGTCTTGCGGTCGCCGTCCGGCGCGGTGAGCCGGATCTCCAGCGGCTCCTCCGTGGCCAGGTCGTCGCGCCGGTCATGGGCGACGGAGCCGGTGATCTCCCGGATCCTGGCCCGGGTGGTGGGGCCGGGTCGCTTCTTCATGGCGCCCGCCGCGACAGGGCCTCCCGGCAGTACGCCGGGTCGGGGAGCACCTCCAGGAAGTTGCCGCCCGAGGAGATGAGCACGTCCAGGTCTCCTCGGTGGGCGGCGCCGGACGGCCGCCAGGAGGCCAAGATGCGCGGGTCCAGACGCTTGCTGCTCATGTCTCACATCTTCCCTCCTGCGAAGATGTGAGAATGCGCTACTCCGACCTCGACCGGCCGCCCCTCTCCGAGGCGGCGCTCAACCGCGCCCTGGTCCGCCCGGGCGGCCTGTGGACGGGCGTCACCGTCGTCGACAGCACCGGCTCCACCAACGCCGACCTGGCCAAGGCGGCGAGCGAGGGAGCCGCCGAGGGTGCGGTGCTGGTGGCGGAGGAGCAGCTCGCCGGCCGCGGCAGACTGGGGCGTGCCTGGACGGCGCCGCCGCGCTCCGGGCTGACGTTCTCGATCCTGCTGCGGCCGCAGGTCCCGGTGACCGCGCAGGGCTGGTTGCCGCTCCTGTACGGCGTCGCCGCCGCCTCGGCCGTACGCCGCCTCGCCGAGGTCGACGTGCTCCTGAAGTGGCCCAACGACCTCCTGATCGGCGAGCGCAAGCTGGCCGGGGTGCTGGCGGAGCGGGCCGACGACGCCGTCGTCATCGGCATGGGGCTCAACGTGTCACTCAAGGCCGAGGAACTGCCCGTGGAGACGGCCACGTCGCTGGCCATCGAGGAGGCGGCGTGCCTGGACCGGGATCCGCTGCTCAGGGCCGTGCTCAGGGAGGTCGAGAGCCACTACAGGGAGTGGACGGCGGCGGGCGGCGACGCCGACGCCTCCGGGCTGCACTCGGCCTACCTGGCGGCGAGCGCCACGATCGGCCGCCTGGTGCGGGTGGAGCTGCCCAACGGGCAGGTGCTGATCGGGCAGGCGACCGGCGTGGACACCTTCGGCCACCTGCAGGTGGCGGCCGAGGACCAGCGTCACACGCTGAGCGCGGGGGACGTGGTGCACGTACGGATCGCGGGATGAACCGGGTGGCTCGTGACGGAGCACGGCATGACCTGGTTTCTTCGCACGGAGCCTGGGATGAGCCGGTTACGTCGTTTCTCATAGCCGCCGGGCGGCGATGATGGCACGATTTGGCCCATGACCCTTCCCGACCACCATCTGACGCAGGGTGAGCGGCGCATCCGGTCCTTCCACCCGCACTGGAAGCGGCTCATCGGCCCGTTCGTCGCGCTCATCCTCATCGCCGCCGCCTCGGGCGCGGCGCTGTGGTTCATACCTGAGTGGGAGTTCGCCTTCTACGCCAGGATCGCCGTCGTCGTCATCGCGCTCATCCTGCTGACGATCTGGTCGTTCGTGCCCTACCTGCAGTGGAAGAACACCGGCTACGTGCTGACCACGCACCGCTTCACGATCAGCACGGGCGTGCTCAACAAGTCCACCGACGAGATCCCGATCACCAAGGTCAACACGGTCAGCTCCGACCAGACGTTCCCCGAGCGCCTGCTCGGCTGCGGCACGTTGACCGTCGAGTCGGCCGGCGACCGCGGCGAGATCGTGCTCCGTGACATCCCGAAGATCCAGGATGTCCGTACCGACCTGTTCAGGCTCGTCGAGGACGCCACGGACGGCGAGCTCGACGGCCGTTGAGCTCTGATCCGCGGGGGCGGCCGACCGCCGAGGAGATCGAGCGGCGGCTGCTCGGCCTGCCTCCCCGCTACACGCGCGCGCAGGTCGCGGCGCTGGCCGGCGTGTCGCAGGAGCTGGCGGCGCGTATCTGGCGGGCGCTCGGGTTCGCCCAGCGCGCCGACGACGACGCGGCGTTCACCGACGCCGACGTCGACGCCCTGCGCCGGGTACGCAGCATGCTCGGCAGCGGCCTGCTCGACGAGGAGACGGTCGTCCGCATGGCCCGCGCGCTCGGCCAGACCACCGCCAGGCTGGCCCAGTGGCAGGCCGAGATCATGACGGGCTCGATGCTGCCGAAAGACCCCGACGAAGGCGACCTGGCCGACGTGCTGGACACCGCCCAGGAGCTGCTGCCGGACTTCGAGCACGTGCTGATCCACGTCTGGCGGGCCCAGCTCGCCGCGGCCGGCACGCGGTTGCTGGCCCTCGCCGACGGCCACGACGAGCTGGTGCCGACCCGCGTGTCGATGGCGGTGGGGTTCGCGGACCTGGTGTCGTTCACCCGGCGCGCCCGCGAGCTGGACGAGCGGGAGCTGGCGGAGCTGGTGGAGGGTTTCGAGTCGCGGGCCTCCGACGTGGTGGCCACGCACGGCGCCAGGCTGGTCAAGACGCTCGGCGACGAGGTGCTGTTCACGGCGCCGACCCCGGCGCAGGCGGCGGCGATCGCGCTCGACCTGGTCGATGCCGAGGAGCTGCGCATCGGCATGGCTTATGGCCCGGTGCTGCCCGTGATGGGCGACGTCTTCGGCACCACCGTCAATCTGGCCGCCAGGCTCACCGCGATCGCCCGCCCGGGCACCGTGCTGGTGGACCCCGAGCTGGCCGGCGCGCTGGACGGCCACGAGCTGCACAAGATCAGACGCCGCCCGGCGAGAGGCCTCGGCGTGGTGCAGCCCTATGTCTTGCGGAGATCATCCTCCTGACACAAGATGGCTGCCATGCCGTACGAAGTGCAGGGCGTCATCGCCCGAGGTAAGGGCCAGGAAGTTACCCTCGAGACGGTCGTGGTGCCGGACCCGGGGCCGGGTGAGGCCGTCGTGAACGTGCAGGCCTGCGGCGTCTGCCACACCGACCTGCACTATCGGGAAGGCGGCATCAGCGACGACTTCCCGTTCCTGCTGGGCCACGAGGCCGCGGGCGTCGTCGAGGCGGTCGGTCCCGGCGTCACCGAGGTCGAGCCGGGCGACTTCGTGATACTCAACTGGCGCGCGGTGTGCGGCCAGTGCCGCGCCTGCCTGCGCGGCCGCCCCTGGTACTGCTTCAACACGCACAACGCGGCGCAGAAGATGACGCTCAAGGACGGCACAGAGCTGTCCCCGGCCCTGGGGATCGGCGCGTTCCTCGAGAAGACCCTGGTCGCGGCCGGGCAGTGCACCAAGGTCTCCGCAGAGGCCCCGGCGCAGGTCGCGGGCCTGCTGGGGTGCGGGGTGATGGCCGGCATCGGCGCGGCGATCAACACCGGCGGCGTGACCCGCGGCGACAGCGTGGCCGTGATCGGCTGCGGTGGCGTCGGGGACGCGGCCATCCTGGGCTCCTCGCTGGCCGGCGCCGCCAAGATCATTGCGGTTGATGTGGACGACCGCAAACTGGAGTGGGCCCGCGACTTCGGCGCCACCCACACGGTCAACTCTCGGGAGAACGACCCGGTCGAGGCCATCCGCGAGCTGACCGGCGGCTTCGGCGCCGACGTGGTCATCGAGGCCGTCGGCCGCCCCGAGACCTACAACCAGGCCTTCTACGCCCGGGACCTGGCCGGCACGGTCGTCCTGGTCGGCGTGCCGACGCCGGAGATGAAGCTGGAGCTGCCGCTGC from Nonomuraea polychroma encodes the following:
- a CDS encoding ABC transporter ATP-binding protein, with translation MTDAVRTHGLFKRYGQQVAVAGVDLVVPAGSFAGLVGPNGAGKTTTLSMITGLLRPDGGSAEVDGFHVWRDPVEVKARIGVLPEGLRLFERLSGRELLLYSGRLRGIPKGEVEQRASELLNVMDLAGAADKLVVDYSTGMRKKIGLAAALLHNPSVLFLDEPFEGVDPVSANTLTEVLQRFTASGSTVIFSSHVMDLVERLCDWVSVMSAGHIVAQGPLEHVRGGRSLNQAFLDLVGGPAQDREAGLTWLGAKAKDTP
- a CDS encoding phosphoenolpyruvate carboxylase gives rise to the protein MIDQGLEHRSAAVTEMPDELRHDVRMLGKLLGQVLAEQGGEDLLADVERLRKAVIAARRGEISADVITEMVAAWDIERAVQVARAFTCYFHLANLAEEHYRIRTLRERDAEGRVQRESLAQAVQELGHDRVAELLEGLELHPVLTAHPTEARRRAVVTAIQRISGQLTEYNAPGRGASERAESKRRLLEEIDLLWRTAQLRSTKLDPLDEVRTAMAAFDETLFRMVPQVYRALDAALDPGTGTRPPQGRPFIRYGSWIGGDRDGNPNVTARVTRETIQIQSDHVLAALEAACSRIARTLTAAATLAPCSAELKTALAAVVAAYPEVVSELATRSPREPHRQWLLFVAARIAATQRRHLDLAYRSPADLLADLRLAQESLAATAPRQAYGELQHLIWQVETFGFHLAELEVRQHSQVHAATLEELRAGGELSERTEEVLATIRVIGWIQERFGVTACSRYVVSFTRSADDVAAVYELARHALGDRAPVLDVVPLFESGQDLANSPRVLTGMLEIPQVQQRLAETGRRMEIMLGYSDSAKELGPAAATLRLYEAQEELTAWAAKHDVKLRMFHGRGGALGRGGGPANRAVLAQAPGSVAGRFKVTEQGEVIFARYGHIAIARRHLEQVTNAVLMASSPTVGARTAAAAERFRGMAEQVAVASEQAYRALTEAPGFPEWFALVSPLEEIGSLRLGSRPARRGLGAPRSLDDLRAIPWVFAWAQTRVNLPGWYGLGTGLASVGSLDELRAAYAEWPLFNAMLDNAEMSLAKTDRSIAKRYLALGGREDFTQQVLEEYDRTRDLVLRVTGHTRLLENRKVLSRAVQLRDPYVDALSHLQLRALRALRTGNPSEQERDRLSTLLLLSVNGVAAGLQNTG
- a CDS encoding epoxide hydrolase family protein; its protein translation is MTAITPFRIEIPQADLDDLQARLALTRFTDEIPGTDQGVSVERVKRLVGYWRDGFDWRAQEARLNAYPQFTTEIDGQDIHFIHVRSDNPDAMALILTHGWPGSIAEYLDAIEPLSRHFHVAVPSLPGYGFSGPTKELGWNNLRIARAWAELMARLGYERYGAVGNDAGSMISPEVGRVDPEHVVGVHVTQLFSFPSGDPAEFAELSEEEQAGLAVLEWFWKEKGAFNVLHSQQPQTLAHAIADSPAGLLGWLAQLLDDDLDDDFVLANAAIYWFTGTAGSAIRLYWENARMEHPKEPTTVPTALAMAEGDFQSMRRFADRDHSNIVSWKTLPAPARGHYTAHTATEALTSDVIAFFAGLR
- the fdhD gene encoding formate dehydrogenase accessory sulfurtransferase FdhD; translation: MKKRPGPTTRARIREITGSVAHDRRDDLATEEPLEIRLTAPDGDRKTVAITMRTPGHDFELAAGFLQGEGLVRSGDVAAIVYCTDEDLPPDARYNTVTVRLRGPIPDLPALDRHFLTSSACGVCGSASLDALRDRCVPIPEGTLRLTPDILYGLPDALRRAQGVFGKTGGLHAAGLFSAAGTLVALREDVGRHNAVDKLVGWAALAGRLPLAEHVLMVSGRASYEIMQKALAAGIPAVCAVSAPSSLAVDLAREFGMTLVGFLRGERCNVYAGQERIIAPVME
- a CDS encoding biotin--[acetyl-CoA-carboxylase] ligase, whose amino-acid sequence is MRYSDLDRPPLSEAALNRALVRPGGLWTGVTVVDSTGSTNADLAKAASEGAAEGAVLVAEEQLAGRGRLGRAWTAPPRSGLTFSILLRPQVPVTAQGWLPLLYGVAAASAVRRLAEVDVLLKWPNDLLIGERKLAGVLAERADDAVVIGMGLNVSLKAEELPVETATSLAIEEAACLDRDPLLRAVLREVESHYREWTAAGGDADASGLHSAYLAASATIGRLVRVELPNGQVLIGQATGVDTFGHLQVAAEDQRHTLSAGDVVHVRIAG
- a CDS encoding PH domain-containing protein encodes the protein MTLPDHHLTQGERRIRSFHPHWKRLIGPFVALILIAAASGAALWFIPEWEFAFYARIAVVVIALILLTIWSFVPYLQWKNTGYVLTTHRFTISTGVLNKSTDEIPITKVNTVSSDQTFPERLLGCGTLTVESAGDRGEIVLRDIPKIQDVRTDLFRLVEDATDGELDGR
- a CDS encoding adenylate/guanylate cyclase domain-containing protein, which gives rise to MSSDPRGRPTAEEIERRLLGLPPRYTRAQVAALAGVSQELAARIWRALGFAQRADDDAAFTDADVDALRRVRSMLGSGLLDEETVVRMARALGQTTARLAQWQAEIMTGSMLPKDPDEGDLADVLDTAQELLPDFEHVLIHVWRAQLAAAGTRLLALADGHDELVPTRVSMAVGFADLVSFTRRARELDERELAELVEGFESRASDVVATHGARLVKTLGDEVLFTAPTPAQAAAIALDLVDAEELRIGMAYGPVLPVMGDVFGTTVNLAARLTAIARPGTVLVDPELAGALDGHELHKIRRRPARGLGVVQPYVLRRSSS
- a CDS encoding S-(hydroxymethyl)mycothiol dehydrogenase, giving the protein MPYEVQGVIARGKGQEVTLETVVVPDPGPGEAVVNVQACGVCHTDLHYREGGISDDFPFLLGHEAAGVVEAVGPGVTEVEPGDFVILNWRAVCGQCRACLRGRPWYCFNTHNAAQKMTLKDGTELSPALGIGAFLEKTLVAAGQCTKVSAEAPAQVAGLLGCGVMAGIGAAINTGGVTRGDSVAVIGCGGVGDAAILGSSLAGAAKIIAVDVDDRKLEWARDFGATHTVNSRENDPVEAIRELTGGFGADVVIEAVGRPETYNQAFYARDLAGTVVLVGVPTPEMKLELPLLDVFGRGGSLKSSWYGDCLPSRDFPMLIDLFLQNRLPLDKFVSETIGIGQVEEAFAKMHRGEVLRSVVTF